The region TGCAGGTAAAAGATGCAATGAGCAGAGGAGTGGTTACAGTGCCAATGGATGCAACCGCAGCAGAGGTTGCAGAAACAATGGCAAATCGTGATGTTTCTGCTGTTGTAGCAGTTGACGAAAATGGTGAAACCTTTGGATTTGTTTCCGAAATGGATATTCTCTCCAGACTCGGAGACAAAAACTGGGAGATTGCTTCAATAGAGGACCTTATGGCATCATCTGTTGAAACCGTGAATCCGGGTATGAAACTAAAGGATGCGGCAAAACAGATGGCTGAAAAACACATACATCGCCTGATAGTAATGTCAGAGGATAAAGTCGGTGCGTCCTACAGGCCAATTGGGATACTGAGCCCGATAGACGTCATAAAATATCTTTTCAGAAAATAAATAGGATGACGTTGGAAGAAAAACCAATATGACGGGATACCTTTTTAGCTTTTCAGCCAACGTCTTATCATCCAATTAACATTGGCAAATATATTTTTTGTGGTCTCCCGTCTACTGCTTACTTATATTTTTCTTGGATCGGTTATTTCACCTGTCAATGCAGCAGCTGCGGCTGTAGCAGGGGAACCCAGATATACAAAGGATTCAGCACTTCCTTCCCTGCCACGGAAATTCCTGTTGGAAGTTGCCAGTCCAACTTCACCGTCACCCAGAAGACCAAACGAGCCACCCATGCACGGTCCACAACATGCAGACTCCACAATTGCACCGGCTTCCATGAACTGTTCTATATAGCCGGCCCTGAGGGCTTTCATGTATTCAGTCCTTGAAGCAGGGATGATCAGAAGCCTTACACCCTCTGCAACAGGTTCATCACCCATCATATTGGCAACAATTTCAAGGTCTTCGAACCTGCCGTTGGTACAGGAGCCCACAAATACCTGATCCACTTTTGTTCCTTCTACTTCGGAAACGGGCTTTACATTATCAACATTGTGAGGACAGGCAAGCTGTGGCTCCAGGTTCGATACATCGTAGTGACGGACATCCAGATAGTCTGCACCGCCATCGGAAGCCCAATATGGATCAAGCTTATATCCGGGAATCCTTTCCTGAAGATATTTTTCGGTAACAACATCCGGTTCGATTATACCTGCCTTTCCTCCCATCTCTATAGCCATATTGGACATGGTCATCCTTTCGGAGATAGAAAGGGAACGTACTGTCGAGCCTGCATATTCGGCAGCCATGTATCTTGCACCCTCAACACCCACATCGCCTATCAGGTGTAGGATGAGGTCCTTGGAATAAACCCTCTCGGGTAGTTTTCCTTCAACCTCAAAACGAATGGTCTGGGGAACGCGGAACCAGAGTTTGCCTGAAGCAAGCACAGCAGCCATATCAGTCGAGCCAACACCGGTGGAAAAAGCACCCAGAGAACCATAGGCACATGTATGTGAATCCGAACCTACTACTAAATCGCCGGGTTTCACATGTCCCTTTTCCGGCACCACCTGATGACAGACCCCTTCATAAACGTCATAATTGAGAATATTCTGTTCCTTTGCAAACTCACGCAGCATAATGTGATTCTTTGCTGCATGGAGAGAATCGGCCGGAACCTGATGGTCAAACAGGATTACAATCTTGCTGGGATCCCACACTTTTTTCTCTTCCCTGCCTTTCATGATTTCATAGAAACCATCTACAGCCAGTGGACCGGTGATGTCATGGGTCATTGCAAGGTCAATATTAGCAAGGACAAAGTCCCCGGCTTTGACTTCCTTGCCCGATGCCCGGGAAAATATCTTTTCTGAAATTGTCATTGGATGAGAGTCATTGGCAGACATGATAATCAGCAAAAATAATGTGTGATATAATTAATAAACCAATCGATAGAATCATATTTCATCGGGTTTCCATTTACCCCTGCTATCATGTACAATCATTTTATAATCAGCAGCAGGCCGGGATACCAGAAATAATAATCCCTCATTAAAGTGCCTATAGGTCATCAGAGTATCCCGAAGTTCAATAATATAGCGTTGTAACACTTCATTTGCAAGCCTGCGCGCATGATAAAAGGGTAAAAAACCACCCTTACCACCACATTCAGAAATTTCCATCTTGCCTTCTGCGATATAGAAAGGGTAGGTCCTGCAGAGAAGGGGCCTGAAGGGATATATGGTACATCCGGCATCACCCAGAAAGACACACTCTCCATTTGTTTTCCTTTTAAGCCTCCAACCAAATGTATGTACATTACCTTCAGTATCTGCCAGAAACATATTTTCTTCTGCTACCGTCGGTTCAATAGTATCTATATTGCCACTTTTTTTCAAGTTGCCAATATCAAAATAGGTTAGCAGTACGCTGTTATCTCCTGTGGAAAACGTGCAGCACCTGCCACACCCACTGCATCTGAAACCGGTACAGGCTATTTCCACGACCAGATCATGAATAGATATAGAACTAGAGTCCAGGACCTGCTTTTCCAGATCCTTCAAAATAAGTGAGCGATATTCTTTTTCTTTCATTCAGATCTTATTCATCCACTTCCTCTACCCCAACAGCCTTGAGGAATTTCTTAACGACTGCTTCATCCACAAGTTTCAGTAAAGTCTGACGGTCCTTTATATCACTGAAAACCCCCAGAGCGATCTGTGCACCTGCAGCTGTGGAATGACCACCGGCAGAACCCTCACCAAAGGCCTTTTTCAGGATGGTACCCAAATTGACACGGATATCATTGCTGCGTCCTGAAATATAGATAACATCATCACTTACACCAAATACTATTGAGGTAAATATACCCTCAAGATTGAGTAAGTAATCGGCTGCCTGAGGAAGGGCATCCCTGTCCCGGATGTTTCCCACATTGGAGAGCAGGTAACTACCAACTACCTGCCGGTTCTTGATAGCCTGGCCGAGCACATCAAGGGTTTCGATGGACATAGACGGCCTTTCAAGCTGATCCAGAACTTCATGGTCGGCCATCGGGTAAAGGAAAGAAGCAGCTGAAAGATCATTGGGATCGGTGTTGCGTTTAAAATCCAGCGTATCGGTACGAATGCCGTACAGCAGAGCTGTGGCAATTTCACTGCTGATATCTATATTCAATTCCTGCAGGTACTTGGTCATAATAGTAGCAGAAGCCCCCACATTGGGGCGAATATCAATAAAATCAGCATCTATTTCAGCATCACCGACAGGATGGTGGTCTATTACCACACCAATGTGTGTTCCTTCTGAAAGCATATTGTTTGATCCGGCCACCGCACAATCGACAAGAGCAATCTCATCGAATTCAGATATATCCCGACCTTCCATATGCTCTAGATTGATACCCAGCAGGTTTACAAATGCCTTGTTCTCCTGATGACCTATTTCACCATTATAGAGAATCGTGGGACTTAAGCCATAATTTTCAGCCATGAGTTTAAGTGCCAGAGCACCTGATATAGCATCGGGATCAGGGTTGTCATGAACCACTACAGCAAGGGTTTTGCCAGTATTTTTGGTGAACCACTGGGAAAGCTGGTTACCGATTCGTACAGATTCTGCACGCTCAAGGGATCTTGTAAGGGATTTTGATACTATACGGGATGGCATGAACACAAAATCCGCACCAATTTCTTCCATTTCCTGCAGATTAATTACATCTGATGCCCTTGCAACACAGTAGAGAGAAGGACGGAAATGTTTTTTCACATTCCTGAGAGCCTGTTTATTGGCCTCATTGTCTGAACTGACAATCAATACACCGGATAGTTTTTTGGTCTTAAGGCCACGCAGAGTTTCAATCTCAGAAATATCACCCACTATCGCCTCATAGGCTTCCTCACGCAGAGTTTCAACTTTTTGCGGGTCCTTATCCACTATGATAAGGTCTTTTCCTAATTCCCTCAATGCCTTTGCTGTGGCAAAACCAATACTTCCACTTCCGAGTATCAGATAGGTAGGCTTAAAACGTGTCCTTTCAGGTTCATTTTCTTTTGGTGTGGCGGGAATGAGAATATACCTCCCTGTAAAAGATGAAATATCCCTAACTATTAAGACGTTTTCGTCTCAAATCGGTGAATAATGGGTAAAACAGCAGAAATTTCATTTACTCAGAAGAACAATAAAGAACAGGGGAAATAATGCAATCAATTACACCTGACAGAATGAAAGCCATAGACACAAACTGCACACATCTGGGATTGAAAGGGATACAGCTTATGGAAAATGCAGGAGCTGCAATTGCACGTAAAGTGTTATCCCTGGATGCTCACAACAATGTATTGATCGTGGCAGGAAGGGGAAATAATGGCGGCGATGCATTTGTTGCCGCCCGCCATCTAAGTTATTATGATAATATCAGTGTTAGTGTGGTCCTGGCGGGAAAAGCAACCGGCATAAGAACAAATGACGCATTGGAAAATTTCAATTTATTGAAACATTGTGGTATTGATGACCTGGCTGAAATTACGGATTCCACACAATCCGATGTTTTCCAATGGTTCAAAGAAGCGGATGTCATTGTAGATGGGCTGCTTGGCACGGGAATCCGGGGACCTGTCAGGGAACCTGAAGCTACATTGATAGATGCCATAAATACCGGCAACTCCTATGTGGTTGCAGTAGACACTCCCTCAGGCCTTGATCCTGCTACCGGAAAGAGTGAGAATACGGTTATGGCAGATACAACCCTGACATTTCACAGAATGAAAACAGGACTCGAAAACCAGGGCGAATTTACCGGAGATGTCGAAGTTGTCAACATCGGCGTTTGCGGGGATGCAGAAGATGCTGTAAACAGAGGGGATCTGGAACCTCTGCTCAAACGCCATGTTGATTCACATAAAGGACAGTCCGGCAGGGTACTTATAATCGGAGGAGGCAGATACTCCGGAGCGCCGGCCCTTTCAGCAATGGCTGCCCTGCGCACCGGTGCAGACATCGTGACCATTGCCACCCCGGAAAATGTGTCGGATACAATTGCCTCATTTTCCCCAAATCTCATTGTCAGGAAATTATCCTCTGACATTCTGCATACAAACGATATTGAAATCCTAAAAGACCTTATTCATACACATGATGTAGTGGTTATCGGGATGGGGCTGGGTAACGAAGAAGCAATAAGCCAGGCAGTACACCAGATCCTGCCCCTATGCAAAAAGATTGTTGTGGACGCAGATGCCCTCAATAAATTACAACTGCCCCCTCCTGAAAATTGTGAAATGATACTTACGCCCCATTCCGGGGAATTAGCCAGGCTCACAGGAAAGGAAGTTGAAAAAGAACTACCTGCAAGAGCCAAAATGTTACAGGATTTTTCCCGGGAAAATAAAATTATAACTGTCCTTAAGGGAAAAACCGATATAATTTCTGATGGCAGATACATAAGAAAAAATGATAGCGGAAATGCCGGTATGTCTGTTGGGGGCACAGGAGATGTGCTCGCGGGAATCGTTGGTGCCCTGTTCTGTCGCACGGATGCGTTTAATGCCGCTTGCTGCGGGGCATTTGTAAATGGAGAGGCAGGAGATGTTGCTTTTGCAAAAAAGGGGTATGGATTACTGGCAACCGATGTGATCGAACATATTACAGACATTATGAAACAATGAAAGGTGAATTAAATGACGCACACAAAAGACAGGAATATTGTAGTGGATATTGAAAGGAACAGGCTGCGAGTTATAATCAGCCACGGAGAAGATGAAGAAATCATCAAATTAAGTGTTGGTGAAGCCCGGACACTACACAAAGCTCTAGGGGAAAAACTTGAGGATTATGAGCAGCGCCAGAATCTCAGAATAGATTAAATGAGGCGAATCCGTGGGAGAATTCACTCACATCAAAGATGGCCATGTCCATATGGTCGACGTTTCCGAAAAAAGTCAAGTGAAACGCACTGCTCTTGCCCGGGGCAGTATATTCCTTTGTAAAGAAACTATTGAAGAAATACAAAAGGGAGATATCGAAAAGGGCAATGTACTGGCCACCGCCCGCATTGCAGCCATAATGGCTGTCAAAAAGACACCGGAGCTCATTCCTATGTGCCACCAGATCCCGATAACCGGTATCGACATGGATTTTGAGATATGTACAGACAGAATTACTGTTGATCTATCGGTCAAATCCAGAGGACAGACCGGCGTGGAAATGGAAGCAATTACAGGCGTAAGCTGTGCCCTCCTTGCAATATGGGACATGGTCAAGGCACTTGAGAAGGATGAAACCGGAAACTATCCCCATACCCGGATTACTGATATTGAGGTAATCCATAAAGCAAAAGAAAGCTGATACCCAATTCTTATAAGTCACCAGTACATTCATAGCCATTATCAAAAAAGCGAGGGAATGATGTGAAAATAATAGCCGGACCAGCTTCCCAATTGCTTGCCTCTAAAGTGGCACAGCAACTCAATACGCCTCCCACAATATGCGATTATAAAAGATTCCCTGACGGGGAACTATATACCCGCATCAAGGACGACAGCATCGATGATGTTACTATCATACAGAGTACACCTACAGATAGCGATTATGTAGCCCTGTTGCAATTAATAGATGCTTGCGAGGAAGCACCAACAATCAACGTTGTGATACCCTATATGGGATATTCCAGACAGGACAAAGTCTTCAATCGTGGAGAACCCGTAAGTGCGCGCGCAATCGCCAGAACAATTAATGCTGACAGGGTTTTCACGGTAAACATACATGAGAGAAGCATACTTGAGCATTTCAATGCTGATTCCTTTGACCTGGACGCTTCACACTTGATTGGAAATCATATACGTTCCCTGAACCTGACCGATCCACTCATAATCTCCCCGGATTCCGGTGCCCTCGAACTTGCAAAAAGTGCATCTGCAGACATAGGCATTCCCTACGAGCAACTGGAAAAAACAAGACACAGCGGAGAAAGTGTAACGATTGCTGAAAAGGAGATCGATGTGAGCGGAAGGGACCTGATACTGCTGGACGATATGATTGCAACAGGTGGTACCATGGCAGAATCCATCCGTATGCTTAAAGAGCAGGGTGCAGCAGACATATATGTTGCCTGTATACACCCGGTACTTGCACGCAATGCTGTGGTGCGTCTTTACAATGCTGGTGTCAAGGAGATAATATCCACTGATACCCTTGAAAAACCACAGAGCATTATATCGATAGCTCCTCTGATAGCCGATACCCTTAAAAGCCTCTAATATTCACCTATATGAGGAGTGTAATGTATGTCTTTACCGGAAATCTGTCCCCTTGATGGGACCCAGGTGTGCAAGAAAAGAAAGTGTCACCTCTACCATGTGGATTGGCGTACCGGTGATGAAAACTGTTCCGTTGGGTATAATCAGACCACAAAAATGAGAAAGAGTTCCGAATCTGTAGTGGATGAATATGCACAACGTGTGAAGCAAAAACTAAAGAACAGGACAGAACCACCGGTAGATTCCAGAGAACCCACAGAGGAAATACCACAACCAGAAAGAGATAAGGCTGCCGGGGAAGAAAAAACCAGAGAAATGTTCACAGAAGGAAAAAAGAAAAGTATAGACAAAGCAATGGAACTTGATCTTCCAGATGATTATGAAGAAGAGTTCTGGTCAGACAGATAAAGCAGATAACATGTACGCAGATATGCTGCAATCTGTATATGACACACTCATCCGGGAATTTGGCCCCCAGCAGTGGTGGCCTGCTGAAACCCCTTTTGAGGTTATAGTCGGAGCAATACTTACCCAGCAGACAAAATGGACCAATGTGGAAAAAGCTATCGATAACCTCAAACAGAAGAATATGATTGAGGCCGGCAAACTGGCAGAGATAGATCTGCAGGAACTTGAAGAGGATGTCAGATGTACCGGATTTTACAGACAAAAGGCCAGCAGATTACAGGAGATATCAAGCTATTTTGATCATCATGGAGAAGAAGCACTTTTTTCACTTCCAACAGAAAAACTACGCAGGCGTTTACTTGAATTAAAGGGCATCGGACCTGAAACCGCAGATAGTATCCTCTTATATGCTGCCGGAAAACCCTGTTTTGTAATTGATGCGTATACGACCAGAATAATGCGATGTATCGGAATTGAGGGCAATTACCACCAGCTGCAGGAAATATTTGAGAAAAATATTCCAAAAGATGTGGAAATGTACAAGGAATATCACGCCCTGATAGTGGAGTACGCTAAAAGGTACTGTGCAACCAAACAATGCGACAAATGTCTCCTGAAGGAGAACAAGGATGGACAAAACTGAATATAATGAGATACACCGAAACGTCAGGGATGCTTCAGACTTCGAAAAACTGGCCCTGGATTACTGTCAGCCTGTAGGTGTAGTAGCTTCCATCCTGCACCAGAAAATTATTGATCATGTCAAGAAAAATTATTATTTCATCCAGAATAAAAGTGCTTTGCTGCTCAAAAAATGGAAGATGGGTAGCAGCATAATTCAACTTTCTGAAGAATACAAGTTCCCACCTACCCTTATAGCCACAACACTGCTAAAAGAAATGGAGATGTCCAAGAAATACGTATTCAAGCACCTCAATGAAATAGAAGACAACCGGCTTGCAGCTGAAATAAAGGAAGCTCTTGAAGCAGACCTCTATTTTTCACCTGAAGCCCACTCTTTTCAGGCCAGAAAGGGAATATTCGGGGAAATGATTGTAGCCAGATGGCTTGAATACAGAAATATCGAATATCTAACAGAAGAAGAATTGAGAAAACAAGGTGCAGAAAAAACACCTGATTTTCTCCTCCCATATCCTGTTGAGATACGAGGCCAGCAGGTAAACTGGGTAGAAAGCAAAGCGGTATTTGGTAACGAGACCGAACATCAGACCTATCTCGAAAAACAATTCTCCCGTTATGAAGAATTGTACGGTAGCGGAATGGTTATCTACTGGTACGGTTACGTGGATGGGATTAGCCTGGAAGGCCACTTACTAAGTGACTACAGGATAGATGATGAGTTTGATCCAGACATCCTGCGGGATGTAGTAGAACTACTCAATCTCACGCCCGATTGGTAAAATTACATTCCTTCGTTGACTCTCAGTGGCAAATCGGGGTTTGTATCATTAAAAGCTTCTTTTAATAAAACACCGTCCTCTACAAGACTGGCATGTGTGCCCATGGTTTCGAGCAATGAATCCACCTCTTCACCCACAGGTTCCCTCATATTGTTCATTTCAAAAATGTCTTGCAAAACAGACATTGTATTTCTTTTCCGGGGGTCAGTGATGCGTGTCATTAAGGTTAACTCCGTTGATTGTTTTTAAAAACCTGTCGATTTTTACCTGTTTTACAAGAGCATTCCGAGCTGGTAGACTAATGCGCCCACGGTAAATGCAAGGACTATCGTAAATGTTGAAATCATAACAGTATCCTTTGTGCCCAGCTCATGTTTTAGTATTGCAATGGTTGCAACACATGGGATGTATATTGTTGTGATTATAGCAAACACGTACATCTGCAGAGGTGTCAATACCAGCGCAAAGTTGGCAGTACCCGCAAGCACCGCCAGAATCTCCAGCGCCATTTCCTTGCGCAGGATACCGAATACAAGTGCTGTGGCAGCAAAAGCAGGCAGACCCAGAAGTCCTACAGATATAGGAGATACGGCATTCTCGAAAATATCCAGAATACCCAGAGTATCCAGTCCACCCAGTAATGCACTCCCCACTATCAGAAGAGGGAAAGCGATGTAAACAAACTCACGTATCCTGAGCCAGGTTTTCTTAAGAGTGGAAACAACATCAGGATGCCTCAGCGGACCCATTTCCATTATAAATCCGGTCCGTTCCCCGGGAAGACCCCTGCCCAGTATCCAGCCGGTAATGAAAATTATGAAGATCTCCAACACATAGATTGATACCGCAGCCCAATAACCCACAAAGGTACCTACCAGTCCCAGAATAATAACAGTCCTTGCAGAACAGGGGATAAGGGCTATGAGAGTTGAAGCAATCCGCCTCTCTCTCAATGTATTCAATGCACGTGTAGCCATGATTGCCGGTACATTACACCCTAGTCCCAGGACCAGGGGAATTACTGCCCTGCCATGCAACCCCATCCTATGAGTAAGGTTATCCAGCAGGAAGGCTGCTCGGGTCAGGTAACCCGAATCCTCGAAAACAGAGAGAATGATATAAAAAACCCCTATGTAGGGAATTGCAATGGCAAATCCGGCCTCTATGCCCAGCAGGGAATAGATTATTACATTGCGCACAATAGGGTTGCTTGTTGCAAGCTCCGCTTCAACCGGAGCTATCAGGTAGGTTTCAAAAAGATGGACGATTCCCTCCTCCAAAAATCCCCCAACCCTGAAAACCAGAAGGAAAGTCAGTAAAAGAGCCGCTGCAAGACCCACGATACCTACATATTCAGATGTGAGCATGTCATCAATACGATGCTTTAGAGAAGTGTCCTTTTCCACAATTGACAGGACAGAGTCTGCAATCTGTCCGGCTTCCCCGTAGAGGTCTCTTGCCATGGTATCTGAAATCGCCATGTCGTGGGCATCTTCGATTTCTGAAGCCATTTCTGAAGCCTTTGATAGAAGCAGGTCTGCTTCATGGGGCCTGCAGCACATGCGTACAAAATCAGCATCATTTTCAAGAGCACGCAATTTTATTACAGAGGCCGTATCAGGAAAATCCACATCAAGATCATTGATAGCATTAGTTATATGATTATCATAGTGAACACGGATTCGACCTTCTGGAGAAAGGGACGGGTCAACTGCTTCTTTCAGGACTTCATCAAGCCCGATTCCCTTGGTGGCAACAGTAGGTACAACAGGTACGCCCAGTATCTGGGAGAGCTTTGGAGCATCAATATCAATACCCATTTCCCTTGCAGCGTCCAGCTGATTGAGGGCAATTACCACGGGCACCCCGAGTTCCAGTATCTGAAGGGTAAGATACAGGTTACGTTCCAGTCGTGTGGCATCCACCACATTTACAATTACATCAGGATATTCACGCACCAGGTATTCCTTTGAGACCCGTTCATCTTCTGTGGAAGTACCCAGCGAATAAATACCCGGCAAATCCACAATATCTATCTTCTTCTGGCCAACCTTTACAGTCCCACGTGTCATTTCCACTGTGGTTCCCGGATAATTGGAAACCATGACACCCACACCGGTGACCCTGGAAAAAAAAGCACTTTTACCTACGCTGGGATTGCCAACAAAGGCAATTGTCATGTCATGATCACCATCATGCATGCGTTTTTCAGCTGCCCCGCAGCAAGAATCAGGAATGATTACCACGTCTCCGCTGTATGTGGCCGTTTTCTGCAGGTTTCACAAATATTTTTTCCGCCACTTCATTCCCCAGGGCTATTTCCGTACCCTTGGTAATTATAGAAATACATCCCTGTTTCTGTTTTCTTTTGATTTCAATATCCTCACCAGCAATCATACCCAGTGAAGTAAGCCGGTCCTTGGTCTCTTTTGGCAGGGCAACCATTACCACTTTTCCTTTGGTCTTTTCATTCATTTCTACAAGAGAAATATAATGTTCCCTGCTCAAACTACACTTAGAAGGTAGAGAGGTCTCAGAAATATCGCAAAGACCTTTTTCTGCCAGATAAGAGCACATTCTTTCAAGTACAACATCTGACATAACATGTTCGAGCGCACAGGCTTCTTGGTCCGCTACTTCTTCAGTAATATCAAGTACCCTGGTAAAAAAGTTCTTGAGCACCAGATGTTTTCGCTGGAGATTGTTAGCCTGTATCATTCCGGATTCGGTTAATTCAACCCCGCGATAAGGAGCATGAGTCACAAGACCTTCATCGGAGAGGCGCTGTATCATTTCGGTAACTGTTGCCGGAGCGAGGTCAAGTTCTTTTGCTATATCCTTGTTCTTGGCCGGGGAACTGGTGCGGTTGATTAAGCCCTGTATGGTTTCCAGATATTCTTCGGTTCTCTCGGTATGCATAAATGACCCACTGCCAGAGGAAAATTAGAATACATATTATATTAGGTTATGCGAAAGGGAAGTAGAGAATCTATAAATATATATTTAACGCCTGTACACAAATGCCGAACAGCTTTTTAAGTGAATAAGAACATGAATAATTTCCCAAAAGTCGTGATATACAATGGTTCAGGTAAAGGATCTCCACTGGAAAAAAGACATGAGAGTGTCCGAACTCGTTGATTCCTATGAGAACGTGGGATTTCAGAGTGTAGAACTACATCGGGCTTCCGAAGTAATAGTCAAGATGAAAAAGGATTCAGCAAAGGTTTTCCTTACATTTACCTCTAACATGGTTACTTCCGGGTTGAGAGGATTTTTTGCCCAGCTCATCGAATTGGGAATTGCAGATGTGCTTGTTACAACAGTCGGAGGTCTTGAAGAGGATATAATGAAGGCTACCGGGGAAGTTTTCTCCATCGGCACCTTCAATACCGATGATGTGGAACTCCATGAGAGAGGAATTAACCGGGTTGGTAATCTTCTTATCCAGAATCAAAGTTACATGAATTTCGAAGATATGATAACGGACATCCTCAGGAAACTCCATGCAAAGCAAAAAAGATGGTCTGTATCAGAGATGCTGCGGGAAATCGGCCTGCTTCTGGATGACACAAACTCAATCCTTTACCAGGCAGCAAAGCATGATGTGCCTCTTTTCTGTCCAGCCATAACCGATGGTGCCTTCGGATTCCACTTGTATCTTTTCCAGCAGGAAAACCCGGATTTCATAGTGGACGTCGTGCAGGATTTCGGCAATATTCTCCTTACCACCAGCTATGATGACAGGAAGGGAGTGATCGCCCTGGGCGGTTCAATATCCAAACACCATGCAATCCTTGCTACATTGCTCAACGGAGGGGCGGAATATGCTGTATACATGACCACGGCCCACCGCACTTCCGGCAGCATGTCCGGTGCCAATACAAGTGAAGCAAAATCCTGGGGTAAGG is a window of Methanohalophilus mahii DSM 5219 DNA encoding:
- a CDS encoding CBS domain-containing protein, which gives rise to MQVKDAMSRGVVTVPMDATAAEVAETMANRDVSAVVAVDENGETFGFVSEMDILSRLGDKNWEIASIEDLMASSVETVNPGMKLKDAAKQMAEKHIHRLIVMSEDKVGASYRPIGILSPIDVIKYLFRK
- a CDS encoding 3-isopropylmalate dehydratase large subunit → MSANDSHPMTISEKIFSRASGKEVKAGDFVLANIDLAMTHDITGPLAVDGFYEIMKGREEKKVWDPSKIVILFDHQVPADSLHAAKNHIMLREFAKEQNILNYDVYEGVCHQVVPEKGHVKPGDLVVGSDSHTCAYGSLGAFSTGVGSTDMAAVLASGKLWFRVPQTIRFEVEGKLPERVYSKDLILHLIGDVGVEGARYMAAEYAGSTVRSLSISERMTMSNMAIEMGGKAGIIEPDVVTEKYLQERIPGYKLDPYWASDGGADYLDVRHYDVSNLEPQLACPHNVDNVKPVSEVEGTKVDQVFVGSCTNGRFEDLEIVANMMGDEPVAEGVRLLIIPASRTEYMKALRAGYIEQFMEAGAIVESACCGPCMGGSFGLLGDGEVGLATSNRNFRGREGSAESFVYLGSPATAAAAALTGEITDPRKI
- a CDS encoding YkgJ family cysteine cluster protein, with protein sequence MKEKEYRSLILKDLEKQVLDSSSISIHDLVVEIACTGFRCSGCGRCCTFSTGDNSVLLTYFDIGNLKKSGNIDTIEPTVAEENMFLADTEGNVHTFGWRLKRKTNGECVFLGDAGCTIYPFRPLLCRTYPFYIAEGKMEISECGGKGGFLPFYHARRLANEVLQRYIIELRDTLMTYRHFNEGLLFLVSRPAADYKMIVHDSRGKWKPDEI
- a CDS encoding DHH family phosphoesterase — translated: MILGSGSIGFATAKALRELGKDLIIVDKDPQKVETLREEAYEAIVGDISEIETLRGLKTKKLSGVLIVSSDNEANKQALRNVKKHFRPSLYCVARASDVINLQEMEEIGADFVFMPSRIVSKSLTRSLERAESVRIGNQLSQWFTKNTGKTLAVVVHDNPDPDAISGALALKLMAENYGLSPTILYNGEIGHQENKAFVNLLGINLEHMEGRDISEFDEIALVDCAVAGSNNMLSEGTHIGVVIDHHPVGDAEIDADFIDIRPNVGASATIMTKYLQELNIDISSEIATALLYGIRTDTLDFKRNTDPNDLSAASFLYPMADHEVLDQLERPSMSIETLDVLGQAIKNRQVVGSYLLSNVGNIRDRDALPQAADYLLNLEGIFTSIVFGVSDDVIYISGRSNDIRVNLGTILKKAFGEGSAGGHSTAAGAQIALGVFSDIKDRQTLLKLVDEAVVKKFLKAVGVEEVDE
- a CDS encoding bifunctional ADP-dependent NAD(P)H-hydrate dehydratase/NAD(P)H-hydrate epimerase; protein product: MQSITPDRMKAIDTNCTHLGLKGIQLMENAGAAIARKVLSLDAHNNVLIVAGRGNNGGDAFVAARHLSYYDNISVSVVLAGKATGIRTNDALENFNLLKHCGIDDLAEITDSTQSDVFQWFKEADVIVDGLLGTGIRGPVREPEATLIDAINTGNSYVVAVDTPSGLDPATGKSENTVMADTTLTFHRMKTGLENQGEFTGDVEVVNIGVCGDAEDAVNRGDLEPLLKRHVDSHKGQSGRVLIIGGGRYSGAPALSAMAALRTGADIVTIATPENVSDTIASFSPNLIVRKLSSDILHTNDIEILKDLIHTHDVVVIGMGLGNEEAISQAVHQILPLCKKIVVDADALNKLQLPPPENCEMILTPHSGELARLTGKEVEKELPARAKMLQDFSRENKIITVLKGKTDIISDGRYIRKNDSGNAGMSVGGTGDVLAGIVGALFCRTDAFNAACCGAFVNGEAGDVAFAKKGYGLLATDVIEHITDIMKQ
- the moaC gene encoding cyclic pyranopterin monophosphate synthase MoaC, with amino-acid sequence MGEFTHIKDGHVHMVDVSEKSQVKRTALARGSIFLCKETIEEIQKGDIEKGNVLATARIAAIMAVKKTPELIPMCHQIPITGIDMDFEICTDRITVDLSVKSRGQTGVEMEAITGVSCALLAIWDMVKALEKDETGNYPHTRITDIEVIHKAKES
- a CDS encoding ribose-phosphate diphosphokinase; translated protein: MKIIAGPASQLLASKVAQQLNTPPTICDYKRFPDGELYTRIKDDSIDDVTIIQSTPTDSDYVALLQLIDACEEAPTINVVIPYMGYSRQDKVFNRGEPVSARAIARTINADRVFTVNIHERSILEHFNADSFDLDASHLIGNHIRSLNLTDPLIISPDSGALELAKSASADIGIPYEQLEKTRHSGESVTIAEKEIDVSGRDLILLDDMIATGGTMAESIRMLKEQGAADIYVACIHPVLARNAVVRLYNAGVKEIISTDTLEKPQSIISIAPLIADTLKSL
- a CDS encoding endonuclease III domain-containing protein, with protein sequence MLQSVYDTLIREFGPQQWWPAETPFEVIVGAILTQQTKWTNVEKAIDNLKQKNMIEAGKLAEIDLQELEEDVRCTGFYRQKASRLQEISSYFDHHGEEALFSLPTEKLRRRLLELKGIGPETADSILLYAAGKPCFVIDAYTTRIMRCIGIEGNYHQLQEIFEKNIPKDVEMYKEYHALIVEYAKRYCATKQCDKCLLKENKDGQN